In Malus sylvestris chromosome 15, drMalSylv7.2, whole genome shotgun sequence, a single genomic region encodes these proteins:
- the LOC126603535 gene encoding polyadenylate-binding protein RBP47-like isoform X1, which translates to MQSNGSDSSVQQQEEQQQNNNQRPQPQQAQAQTTPPPPQQQQWMGMQYPAAAMVMQHQMMPPQHYATPPPPPQHYMAYHQYQQQQHVQHLQQQQLGSSGENKTIWVGDLHHWMDENYLHTCFASTGEIASIKVIRNKQTLLSEGYGFVEFFSHATAEKVLQNYAGILMPNTEQPFRLNWATFSTGDKRSDNAPDLSIFVGDLAADVTDSLLYETFSSKYPSVKAAKVVFDANTGRSKGYGFVRFGDENERSQAMTEMNGSFCSSRPMRIGAATPRKSSAYQQQYSSQGGYVSNGTPTQGFQSDGDSTNTTIFVGGLDPNVTDEDLRQPFSQYGEIVSVKIPVGKGCGFVQFANRNNAEEALPKLNGTVIGKQTVRLSWGRNPANKQQFRSDFGNQWGGASYYGGPVYEGYGYALPPHHDPSMYAAAAAAYGAYPVYGTHQQQVS; encoded by the exons ATGCAATCGAACGGCTCTGATTCGTCGGTGCAGCAGCAGGAGGAGCAGCAACAGAATAATAACCAACGGCCGCAGCCGCAACAGGCTCAAGCCCAGACGACGCCGCCGCCGCCGCAGCAGCAGCAGTGGATGGGGATGCAGTACCCGGCGGCGGCGATGGTAATGCAGCACCAGATGATGCCGCCGCAGCATTACGCGACGCCTCCGCCTCCGCCGCAGCACTACATGGCGTACCACCAgtaccagcagcagcagcacgTACAACACCTCCAGCAGCAGCAGTTGGGATCTAGCGGCGAGAACAAGACCATCTGGGTGGGCGATTTGCACCATTGGATGGACGAGAATTACCTCCACACCTGCTTTGCATCCACTGGCGAG ATTGCCTCCATCAAGGTTATTCGCAATAAGCAGACTCTTTTATCAGAGGGCTACGGATTCGTAGAATTTTTTTCACATGCAACAGCTGAGAAAGTTCTACAGAACTACGCTGGCATTCTAATGCCCAACACAGAGCAGCCCTTCCGTCTGAACTGGGCTACATTTAGCACGGGTGATAAGCGTTCAGATAATGCTCCTGATCTTTCCATTTTTGTAGGAGATTTAGCTGCAGATGTTACAGATAGTTTATTGTACGAAACTTTTTCTAGTAAATATCCATCTGTTAAAGCTGCAAAAGTTGTCTTTGATGCCAATACTGGCCGTTCAAAGGGATACGGTTTTGTGAGGTTTGGAGACGAGAATGAAAGGTCACAGGCTATGACTGAAATGAATGGTAGCTTTTGTTCCAGCAGGCCTATGCGCATCGGGGCCGCAACTCCTAGGAAATCATCTGCGTATCAGCAACAATACTCTTCACAAG GGGGTTATGTTTCAAATGGTACACCAACCCAAGGATTCCAATCTGATGGAGATTCTACGAACACGACA ATATTTGTTGGGGGCCTTGATCCTAATGTTACTGATGAAGATCTCAGGCAGCCCTTCTCTCAGTATGGCGAGATAGTTTCCGTTAAAATACCAGTTGGAAAAGGATGTGGATTTGTACAATTTGCTAACAG AAATAACGCCGAGGAGGCATTGCCGAAACTGAATGGCACAGTAATTGGCAAGCAAACAGTCCGCCTTTCATGGGGTCGCAATCCAGCAAATAAGCAG CAGTTCAGATCGGATTTTGGCAACCAATGGGGAGGTGCCTCCTACTATGGAGGACCTGTTTATGAAGGTTACGGTTATGCTCTACCACCACATCATGACCCAAGCATGTATGCTGCAGCTGCGGCCGCATATGGAGCTTATCCGGTGTATGGCACCCACCAACAACAAGTAAGTTGA
- the LOC126603535 gene encoding polyadenylate-binding protein RBP47-like isoform X2, whose product MQSNGSDSSVQQQEEQQQNNNQRPQPQQAQAQTTPPPPQQQQWMGMQYPAAAMVMQHQMMPPQHYATPPPPPQHYMAYHQYQQQQHVQHLQQQQLGSSGENKTIWVGDLHHWMDENYLHTCFASTGEIASIKVIRNKQTLLSEGYGFVEFFSHATAEKVLQNYAGILMPNTEQPFRLNWATFSTGDKRSDNAPDLSIFVGDLAADVTDSLLYETFSSKYPSVKAAKVVFDANTGRSKGYGFVRFGDENERSQAMTEMNGSFCSSRPMRIGAATPRKSSAYQQQYSSQGGYVSNGTPTQGFQSDGDSTNTTIFVGGLDPNVTDEDLRQPFSQYGEIVSVKIPVGKGCGFVQFANRNNAEEALPKLNGTVIGKQTVRLSWGRNPANKQFRSDFGNQWGGASYYGGPVYEGYGYALPPHHDPSMYAAAAAAYGAYPVYGTHQQQVS is encoded by the exons ATGCAATCGAACGGCTCTGATTCGTCGGTGCAGCAGCAGGAGGAGCAGCAACAGAATAATAACCAACGGCCGCAGCCGCAACAGGCTCAAGCCCAGACGACGCCGCCGCCGCCGCAGCAGCAGCAGTGGATGGGGATGCAGTACCCGGCGGCGGCGATGGTAATGCAGCACCAGATGATGCCGCCGCAGCATTACGCGACGCCTCCGCCTCCGCCGCAGCACTACATGGCGTACCACCAgtaccagcagcagcagcacgTACAACACCTCCAGCAGCAGCAGTTGGGATCTAGCGGCGAGAACAAGACCATCTGGGTGGGCGATTTGCACCATTGGATGGACGAGAATTACCTCCACACCTGCTTTGCATCCACTGGCGAG ATTGCCTCCATCAAGGTTATTCGCAATAAGCAGACTCTTTTATCAGAGGGCTACGGATTCGTAGAATTTTTTTCACATGCAACAGCTGAGAAAGTTCTACAGAACTACGCTGGCATTCTAATGCCCAACACAGAGCAGCCCTTCCGTCTGAACTGGGCTACATTTAGCACGGGTGATAAGCGTTCAGATAATGCTCCTGATCTTTCCATTTTTGTAGGAGATTTAGCTGCAGATGTTACAGATAGTTTATTGTACGAAACTTTTTCTAGTAAATATCCATCTGTTAAAGCTGCAAAAGTTGTCTTTGATGCCAATACTGGCCGTTCAAAGGGATACGGTTTTGTGAGGTTTGGAGACGAGAATGAAAGGTCACAGGCTATGACTGAAATGAATGGTAGCTTTTGTTCCAGCAGGCCTATGCGCATCGGGGCCGCAACTCCTAGGAAATCATCTGCGTATCAGCAACAATACTCTTCACAAG GGGGTTATGTTTCAAATGGTACACCAACCCAAGGATTCCAATCTGATGGAGATTCTACGAACACGACA ATATTTGTTGGGGGCCTTGATCCTAATGTTACTGATGAAGATCTCAGGCAGCCCTTCTCTCAGTATGGCGAGATAGTTTCCGTTAAAATACCAGTTGGAAAAGGATGTGGATTTGTACAATTTGCTAACAG AAATAACGCCGAGGAGGCATTGCCGAAACTGAATGGCACAGTAATTGGCAAGCAAACAGTCCGCCTTTCATGGGGTCGCAATCCAGCAAATAAGCAG TTCAGATCGGATTTTGGCAACCAATGGGGAGGTGCCTCCTACTATGGAGGACCTGTTTATGAAGGTTACGGTTATGCTCTACCACCACATCATGACCCAAGCATGTATGCTGCAGCTGCGGCCGCATATGGAGCTTATCCGGTGTATGGCACCCACCAACAACAAGTAAGTTGA